The sequence CCAAAAATATTTTATCGGTAGTTTCTGATTGCTGTATAGCAGCCTCATCGTTGTGTAAGTTACTCGCCTCGAAGGCGTAGTTCAGGATCTAGAATCGCTTTGTTATACTGAACTCATTTCATTTTTTAATGAAGAATGCTATATAGGATTTTACGTCAGTAAGGTATTGTTGTACTGAGCTGATTTGATTTTTTAAATAAATAATTTCATAGATTGTACGTCAATCCTTGCTGTGTTTAAATATATAATTAGATCTATACCCGTCGGTGGAGCAAGAGTTTAATATATAATTAGATGTATACCCGCATAGGTTCAAACTTCCATTTGGCTACATCTGCCCTTTACCTAGATAAATGATTCTTGATTTTTTCCCCATTCATTAAACTTTATATGGAAATGAAAGGAATCCAGAATAACAaatgaaaaaaataaaaatatatatcacTAGTTTAAAGCCCAGGCCCCGCCTGTTGACATAAGTTTTACATTCTTGCTATTGTTGTAGCAAGTGGGCATAAGTGCTCAGCAATTTCTGATTGTAGAACAAACAGGATAGACCGATAGACACTGCGAATTCACCCACATTATTAGGCTACCAGCCATTCTTGCGGTTGCAATTAAGTAGACATCAACATATGTTGAGGTGGATTGGGATGTAATTTAAACTAAGTTACATATCGATCCACCTCAACACATGTGGATTGGAATCAACATTAGAGAATCCGAACTAGGCCTCAGTAACTTGTGATTGTAAAACAGAAGAGAGACTGCAAGTACATCAGCATTAGGCTATCAGGAACGGTTATGCTTGCGGTCTGCCTATAGCTTTGCAGCCAGTACACTTGTGATTACAAAACAAACAGAATAGACCCTGCGAGTACATCAACATTAAACTGTCAGCAACGGTTATGCTGGCGGTCTGCCTCTAGCTTTGCAGCTAGCACAGAAATATCTCCGAGTATCAAGTCCGGTGGTGGTGCGAGAAGTAGGTGCAAATAATCACATGCTCTTCTTGTATTTTAACTTCCTTCCTGTCAAGGCAATGCAGCAATCTTCTCAACTTTCATGTTACTTGGATAAGCCATGCAAAAAGCCAGATCATATTGTAGCACAAACAAGACTATGGTcatgtttggtttcaattagtcctaggactaaactttagtccctacatgtttggttctagggactaAACAGATTCTAAAGTCATTAAATACATTGTCCAAAGACTCAAATGCCCTTAGAATATACTCATAATATTAGTTATCTATAAAAAAGGTAAGGGCAACATGATAATTATGgccttttagtctcttttagcatctatgtgaaggactaaaaactaaatcattttagtccatattttagtcctagtgtttggcaaaaaagggactaaatgagactaaaaactagagactaatctttaatCCCTCTAGCCAAACACCCCCTACGTTGCTCAAGTTGAATATTTTCCTTGGTATACCTGAATGACTAGGTACTATGTGGTCAAGCCTGACATTTTTTAAAGAGTAAAATCCATGAGCAGTCCCTAAAAACGCACAACGGCCTCATCCGGGTCCCTATTTTGGTATCTGGATCTCCACAATTGTCACAAGCGCTAGCATTGGGACTGAGCATGTCACGCTGATCGTTTGTTGACGCAGACTTGACATGTGGACGTAACATGCCAAGTCAACACCTAGTCAGCATGCCATATCAATGCATGAGCAGGTGCCTGTTTTGACCAGTGCCAACAAAATATCAAAATTCAATATAAGGTCAGGGGCCTAGACATTAAAATTCGATAGTTGGGATTCATGCAAGTTTAGAGACCGCTCATTTGTTATTTTAAACTAATGGTCAATGAGTATGCCCCACAATATTTCTACTTGTAGTACTCTATAAAATCATTTTCATCCCTGCCACTTCGATTCATGATGTCGACTTTTCTTGTTTTTTGAACTTAATTGGTAAAAGTTCAATCTAGCATTAGGTATACATGCCTCTTTGGAACCCAAAAAAGGAGTATAGAACAGAAGCAGGGAAACAAAACACATAAACGAATTAGAGAATCATACCATGGTGGGAAGATATGAATTATGTTTCCAACCAGAAGATCTACATTGTTACATATCTTTGGACTGAAGATAATAGTCCTCCTAGTTCTGCTTTCATCCATGGTGCCGTCTGCTGAGGCATTACTTATAGTGGCATCCTGCATGAAACATAAGTTCCATGAAAACATAACTGTTGCAGAATGCCGGTAAAACATGTCCACATAAGAGCCAGTTAATTAGAAGTTGGTCTAATGTCTACAACAAAGGACATCTTTTGTCTGATCATCTACATGCAGCATAATAACTTTCAAATTTAATTTTGTAGCATTGCATAATTGGGCAATTCAAAAGGGACTTGAAGGAATAGAATATCCCAATAGGCATCATAAGACGAGACAATAATGTGAAGTGAGGTAGAGGACGGCCAAACTTGACATGAGAGAAGACAATCAAAAGGGACTTGAAGGAATGAAATATCCCAATAGAGTTATGTTTGGATAGAAGTGCTTAGAAAAAAGCTATCCACGTGCCCGAACCGTGATTAGGCTTTTTCCCTTTTAGTGCTCTTAAAAGCTTTTTCCCCTCCCGTTTCTCTCGCTTTCTCTTTTTGGTGAcatcttgttgggtttcaactctagcctaccccaacttgcttgggaatAAAAGGctatgttgttgttgttgcataATTGGGCAATTCAGTCATTACTTTTCTAAAGAGAACGCTGTTCTGGATAAGCAACTGACAGGCAATCATCTTGAAACATTattgttttttctttttccaaaatgtTTGTTCAACTCAGCAGCATGAGAAGCAAAATAATACTCAATTTAAGAAGATTACTGCCACATGAGTAGATAGGAGTTTTTGGAAGATGGAGACATGGATCACAGACATTGCCCTTTTCCTGGAACATGCAGCTGCAGACTGTTAGCTTTCCTTCCAATGACCTTGACATAATCTGAACAGTAGTTCCCTTTAAATCACCTACGAATTTGAACTGTCACTATCTCTGAAATCCATGTATAGTTGTATACAAACAGACAACTGCCTAATCCAAAGCAAAAAGCATTTAAGTTATACCAACTGCTACCAACAGCACCACCTGAATAACTGTGCTCTCTGCTATACTGCCTCGAGAATTCCACATGCCAATCTTTCTCCATGTGCATAATCTGTTGCATTCTTCCATAGTTACCAGCTCTGCCACAGAGCAAGGCTAATAAATAATCAGAATTCCAGTGCAAATGGTCATTTCAATAAGAACTGGCAAGAATTCGAGATTATTATACCCTGTTGATCTCATTGATTTCATGGCACCATCCATGTTTGTTGGATTAAAAACTTCTTGAAATAGGTCAGCCATAGTTTGCTGGTTCTCATCTTTGTTCACCAAACTCAAGTGGTTTTGAGTAGCATCCTATTCCAGGATAAAAGAAAAATCTGTTGAGTATTTCAATTTTCAAGTGAACAATGACTAATATAAAGTGTTTGTGTTACCATACTTCCTCCTCGCTAGATGTTC is a genomic window of Zea mays cultivar B73 chromosome 5, Zm-B73-REFERENCE-NAM-5.0, whole genome shotgun sequence containing:
- the LOC100279898 gene encoding uncharacterized protein isoform X3, with the protein product MVAERLENVEEQTEDLAPEFALPPKANTLVSELLDNLQRRGGSFVRTPSLLHQHAPSISIREQEVSSGVPPTKASQALMDEPFENDNGQTEELPSELPCSIKRPKFSVAELLEDLQGRSGSYVETASLSHQHTRAKHWKPKFLSSEKKTIAILGDRSIDSEDPLEHVIDGTSSEEEDATQNHLSLVNKDENQQTMADLFQEVFNPTNMDGAMKSMRSTGAGNYGRMQQIMHMEKDWHVEFSRQYSREHSYSGDLKGTTVQIMSRSLEGKLTVCSCMFQEKGNDATISNASADGTMDESRTRRTIIFSPKICNNVDLLVGNIIHIFPPWKEVKIQEEHVIICTYFSHHHRT